The proteins below are encoded in one region of Syntrophorhabdales bacterium:
- a CDS encoding response regulator transcription factor → MRILLIEDDVKIASFIIKGLKAAGYAIDHATDGEMGLHLALTEPYDAAVIDIMLPKLDGLSVIAEMRKKKVATPVIILSARGSVDDRVKGLQTGGDDYLTKPFAFSELLARVQALIRRAGGISEPTRLSVGDLSINLLTREVTREGKMLELQPAEFSLLEYLVRNAGRVVSKTMIMEHVWNYNFDPQTNVVEARICRLRDKVDRDFPKKLIQTIRGVGYVLRDA, encoded by the coding sequence ATGCGAATACTTCTCATCGAAGATGACGTCAAGATCGCGTCTTTTATCATCAAGGGATTAAAAGCTGCAGGCTATGCAATCGACCACGCGACCGATGGTGAGATGGGTCTCCACCTCGCCCTTACCGAACCCTACGATGCGGCTGTCATTGATATCATGTTGCCAAAGCTGGACGGTTTGTCGGTCATTGCGGAGATGCGGAAAAAGAAGGTGGCGACTCCGGTCATCATCCTGAGCGCCAGAGGGTCGGTCGATGACCGCGTGAAAGGCCTGCAGACAGGGGGAGACGATTATCTTACTAAGCCGTTTGCCTTTTCAGAGTTGCTTGCACGCGTCCAGGCGCTGATACGCAGGGCAGGCGGCATATCCGAACCGACTCGCCTCAGCGTGGGAGACCTTTCCATCAACCTGCTCACGAGGGAAGTCACGAGGGAAGGCAAGATGCTCGAACTTCAGCCTGCTGAATTCTCCTTGCTTGAATATCTTGTTCGTAATGCAGGACGCGTCGTATCGAAGACCATGATCATGGAGCACGTGTGGAACTATAATTTTGATCCGCAGACAAATGTCGTCGAGGCGCGAATCTGCAGGCTCAGAGACAAGGTGGACCGGGATTTTCCGAAAAAGTTGATTCAGACCATACGGGGAGTTGGCTATGTCCTCAGGGACGCCTAG
- a CDS encoding ATP-binding protein: protein MRNRLAFRLTLWYAGIFTLCSCIAFLLFYTLITSVIRDRTNQELAGQVRRYAAALASEGIEEVARTAVIETQAAGVRKVFFRLLYANGVAFSSSNMEYWQDISISAAAVQQLLGGAGPVFETVVIPSRRDEVRVLYAMLSPTIIVQVGEVMENYSRFLDAFKGIFVTTMALVIVLAAGVGWFMARRAVSGIEAVTRTATMISEGAIEKRVPVKERGDEVDQLAVTFNQMLDRVQTLLTELKEMTDNIAHDLKSPITRIRGAAEVTLTTGKSITEFESLAASTVEECDRLLEMINTMLLISKTEAGVDKLKFEEVDVARVVRDACELFQPSAEDKNIGLHCDTPERISFYGDVSILQRMLSNLLDNSIKYTQPGGEVKVVVAENEKHGVLISVSDTGIGVTAPELPRIFERFYRGDRSRSQTGTGLGLSLARAIARAHGGDITVTSAPGQGSTFTVSLPGH, encoded by the coding sequence TTGCGAAACCGACTCGCCTTCCGTCTCACGCTCTGGTATGCGGGGATCTTCACCCTTTGTTCCTGCATTGCTTTTCTGCTGTTCTATACGCTTATCACGTCCGTCATCCGGGACAGGACGAATCAGGAACTCGCAGGGCAAGTGAGGAGATATGCGGCAGCGCTTGCTTCGGAAGGAATCGAGGAAGTCGCAAGAACTGCAGTGATCGAGACACAGGCCGCCGGCGTGCGAAAAGTATTTTTTCGCCTGCTCTATGCTAACGGCGTTGCTTTTTCATCGTCCAACATGGAGTACTGGCAGGACATCAGCATAAGCGCTGCTGCAGTTCAGCAGCTGTTGGGCGGCGCTGGTCCTGTCTTTGAAACCGTGGTCATCCCATCCCGCAGGGACGAGGTGCGTGTGCTCTATGCGATGCTCAGTCCCACGATCATCGTGCAGGTGGGAGAAGTCATGGAGAACTATTCGCGATTCCTCGATGCTTTCAAGGGGATTTTTGTCACCACCATGGCTTTAGTGATCGTGCTTGCTGCCGGTGTCGGTTGGTTCATGGCCAGGCGCGCAGTGTCGGGTATAGAGGCTGTGACGCGTACGGCAACGATGATATCAGAGGGCGCCATCGAAAAACGGGTGCCGGTGAAAGAAAGGGGCGACGAGGTCGATCAGCTCGCCGTGACCTTCAACCAGATGCTCGACCGCGTCCAAACGCTCCTCACCGAACTGAAGGAGATGACCGACAATATAGCCCACGACCTGAAAAGTCCGATTACCAGGATACGCGGGGCCGCCGAAGTGACGTTGACCACAGGCAAATCGATCACCGAATTTGAATCCCTGGCTGCGAGCACGGTTGAGGAATGCGATCGGCTGCTGGAGATGATTAACACCATGCTCCTGATTTCGAAGACTGAGGCGGGTGTAGATAAGCTCAAGTTCGAAGAGGTCGATGTGGCGCGGGTTGTTCGGGATGCGTGCGAGCTTTTCCAACCCAGCGCAGAGGATAAGAACATAGGTCTGCACTGTGATACTCCGGAAAGAATCTCATTTTACGGGGATGTGTCGATCCTGCAGCGCATGCTTTCAAACCTTCTGGACAACAGCATCAAATACACTCAGCCCGGCGGAGAGGTGAAAGTGGTGGTTGCCGAAAACGAGAAACATGGAGTACTGATCTCCGTGTCCGACACCGGCATCGGCGTCACCGCTCCTGAACTGCCGCGCATCTTCGAGCGGTTTTACAGGGGCGATCGCAGCCGCTCACAGACGGGCACCGGGCTGGGTCTGAGTCTGGCGCGGGCTATTGCGAGGGCTCACG